The Paenibacillus spongiae nucleotide sequence CCTTGCGAGGCCGACTCCGATGCCAATTCTTCCGAAACGAAGGTGAACAAGAAGAGATGATTAAGCTCCTGCGTTTTTTAAAGCCTTACCGGACGCCCGTCGTTTTTGTGCTGCTGCTCGTCTTCCTTCAATCTCTCTCGGACCTCTACCTCCCTACGCTAATGGCCGATATCATCGATAAGGGAGTCACCCCCGGCGATCAATCTTACATCTGGAAAATAGGCGGCTTTATGTTGTTTATCGCAGCCGTTGGCGGCTTCTGTTCCATCGGCGCCAGTTATTTGTCCGCCAAGGCCGCGGGCGGCTTCGGCAAAGATTTGCGCAGCCGCGTATTCAGCCATGTCGAGCGCTTCTCCTTGAACGAATTCGACAAGATCGGCACAGCTTCGCTCATTACCCGGACGACCAATGACATTACACAGGTCCAGATGGTGCTGACGATGATGATGCGCGTCATGGTAATGGCTCCGCTAATGTGCTTCGGCGGCATTATTATGGCGCTCTCCAAGGACGTTAAGCTGTCGTTCATCATTATTGGCATTATTCCTATCCTTGCGGTAATCATTCTCGCGATTGTCAGCCGCAGCGTCCCGCTGTTCAAAGCGATGCAGGTCAAGATCGATAAACTGAACCTCGTGCTGCGGGAAAATTTGACCGGGATTCGCGTCATCCGCTCCTTCAATCGCACGGCCCATGAGCAGAAGCGGTTCAACGCCGCCAACCGGGATTTGACGGATACGGCGGTTGCCGTTAACCGGCTGATGGCCATCCTGATGCCGATCATGATGCTGGTCATCAACATCGCCAGCATCGCCATCGTCTGGTTCGGCGGGCTCCGTATCGATAGCGGCGATTTGATGGTCGGCGAGCTGATCGCGTTCATTCAATATGCTTGGCAAATCATGTTCTCCTTGATCTTCGCCTCCATGATGTTCGTCATGGTTCCCCGCGCTTCCGCATCGGCTATCCGCATCAACGAGGTGCTGAATATGATGCCGAATATTGAAGATCCGGCGGAAGCCTCCTCCTCCACGCAGCCCGCTTCAAGCACGGTGGAATTCGATAATGTCACCTTCTACTATCCAGGGGCCGAAATTCCGGCGCTCTCGAATATTTCGTTCACGGCAGGCCCTGGCGAGGTAACGGCGATCATTGGCGGTACCGGCTCCGGCAAGTCGACGATGATCAACCTCATCCCCCGGTTCTATGACGTCAGCGAAGGGCGCATCCGCATAGGCGGGTCTGATGTGCGCGGCCTCACACAAGAGAAGCTCCGTGAGCGAATCGGGCTTGTCCCGCAGAAAGCGCTGCTCTTCACCGGCACCATCGCCGATAATATTCGCTTCGGCAAGGAGGATGCGACGGAAGAGGAAATTCGCCATGCAGCCGAGATTGCCCAAGCGACCGATTTCGTGACGGCGATGCCGGATCAATTCGAGTCCGCCATCTCGCAGGGAGGGACGAACGTATCCGGCGGCCAGAAGCAGCGGCTCTCGATCGCCCGCGCGCTTGTCCGCAAGCCGGATATTTACTTGTTCGACGACAGCTTCTCGGCGCTAGATTTCAAGACCGATGCGAAGCTTCGCGAAGCGCTCCGCTCCGAGACGGATGATGCCACCGTGATCATCGTCGCCCAGCGGGTCAGCACGGTCATGGACGCCGACCGGATCATCGTCATCGACGACGGGCAGATTGCCGCGATCGGCACACATCGCGATCTGATGCAAACCTGCGAGATCTATCGTGAAATCGTGAAGTCGCAGCTTTCAGAGGAGGAGATCGCATGAGTGAGCAGCAGAAGCAAGGACCTCAAGGACCGAGCGGCGGCGCCGGCGGACCGGAGCGCAAACCGGGCGGCCCCTCTCCGGGAGGCTTCGGCTTCGGGCCCGGACGGGGCGGTCCGGGCGGAATGGGAATGCCTGTCCAGAAGGCGAAGAACTTCAAGGCAACGCTAAAGCGGCTTATCGGCTATCTGATGCCGCATCGGGGCGCGCTTCTCATCGTATTCGTTACGGCCGTGCTCGGCACCGTCTTCTCCATCCTCGGGCCCAAGATTATGGGCAAAGCGACGACCGAGCTGTACAGGAGCTTCGTCGAGCGAACTCCCATCGATTTCACATACATCTGGAACATCCTGATCATTCTCGCCGGTTTGTATGTGATCAGTTCGTTGTTCAGTTATATTCAGCAGTACGTCATGGCGGGGGTCGCTCAGAAAACGGTCTACGACCTGCGCAAGGACGTGAACGAGAAGCTCGCCCGTCTGCCGCTTAAATTCTATGACTCCCGCACGCACGGCGAGATTCTAAGCCGCGCAGTGAATGACGTCGATAATATAAGCAGCACCCTGCAGCAAAGCTTGACCCAGTTCATCACCGCCGTTATTACGCTGATCGGCGTCATCGTCATGATGCTGACCATCAGTCCGCTCTTGACGTTGATTACCGTCATAACGCTTCCGGTCAGCTTCCTGGCCATCGCCATGATCGCCAAGAAATCGCAAGCCTATTTCAAAGGCCAACAGGCGGCGCTAGGCGAGCTCAACGGCCATGTTGAAGAGATGTATACCGGCCACCCTGTGGTCAAGGCGTTCGGTCACGAAGATAAATCGATCCAGAAGTTCGACGTTGTGAATGAGCGGTTATACGAGTCGGGCTGGCGCGCCCAATTCGTCTCCGGCATGATCATGCCGATCATGGGCTTTATCGGCAACATCGGGTACGTGCTGGTCGCCGTCGCAGGCGGTATTCTCGTCCTGCGCAAATCGATCGAGATCGGCGATGTTCAGGCGTTTATCTCATACTCCCGCCAATTCACGATGCCGGTGACGCAAACGGCGCAAATCGCCAATATCATTCAATCGACCATCGCGTCGGCAGAGCGGGTATTCGAGCTGCTTGATGAGACGGAGGAGGTACCGGAAGCAGACAAAGACGCGAAGGTCATCGAACTGCCGAAGGGCCATGTCCGGTTCGAGCATGTCCATTTCGGCTATTCGGAGGAAGCCATGCTCATCGAGAACATGAACATTGATGTCAAAGCAGGTCAAACCATCGCCATTGTCGGACCGACCGGCGCGGGCAAGACAACGCTGATCAATCTGCTCATGCGCTTCTACGAGATCAACGACGGCCGCATTACGATCGACGGCGCCGATATTACCGAGATGAAGCGCGGCGACCTCCGCAGCCTGTTCGGCATGGTTCTCCAGGACACATGGCTGTTTAACGGAACTATCCACGAGAATATCGCGTACGGCCGCGCCGGTGCCACGGACGAAGAAGTCTTGCAGGCGGCGAAAGCCGCGTACGCGGACCACTTTATCCGCACATTGCCGGACGGCTATAACACGGTCCTCAACGAGGAAGCGTCCAACATCTCGCAAGGCCAGAAGCAGCTGCTGACCATCGCCAGAGCCATTCTGGCCGACCCGTCGATCCTCATCCTCGACGAAGCGACGAGCAGCGTCGATACGCGGACCGAGGTTCATATCCAGCAGGCGATGAACGAGCTGATGATGGGAAGAACGAGCTTCGTCATCGCGCACAGGCTGTCCACGATCCGGGATGCCGATCTCATCCTCGTGATGAACCACGGAACCGTGATCGAGCAAGGCTCGCATGAGCAGCTGCTCGCCCAAGGCGGCTTCTACGCCGATTTATACGAGAGCCAGTTCAGCGGTAGAAAGTCATCCCGGCATGTAATCTAACTGCATGTCGCATACCAATATCCGGTTAGCGGCAGAGGCTCTCATCAGCTCTGCCGTTCGGTATGCCGATGCCGCCGGGATCGATCACCGTGCACGAGCCTTATGAGCGGACTAACGCTATAAGTATCGGCAGATGCCGTCCATGGCCGCGAACGGAGTTTCTTCCCTTAGTAGTAGAGATTTATGCTTTCTTATATTAAAAACTCCCTTTTCGTTAACGCTCCAACATTTGGGCGATACTAATACCGGGAATATGCAGCGGGGGAGTGTGATCGTCTTGTTACAACGCGTAAATTGGGGACTGCTGGGCGCAATCGCCTTTTCGGTTTCCTTCTGGATGCTGGTCATCTTATTGGTGTCCAAGCTCTGATCGAATAAGGCCGGATGAAGAGAACACGATGGATGCCGTCTTAACGGCGAGAAGAACACAAGCCCGTGCAAGCAGCCCCGATCGGCCGCCCCGCACGGGCTTGCTTTCGTTTAGAATCGTATTAACCCCGTCGAATAGAGAAAGACAAGAACGACGAGAATCGGCGCTATATAGCGAAGCATGAACAGCCAGACCTTGAACCATCCTGCCGTGAGGCCGGCTTCCTCGGAGGCATTCTTCCAGAAGTAGCCGGCGAAGATCGTCACGATCAAGCCCCCGAGCGGCAGCATAATATTCGAGGTCACGAAGTCCACCCAATCGAATATCGATCTACCGCCGAAGCTCAGCCCCTTCACCGTTCCCCCGACCGACAAGGCGGAGGGCAGGCCCACGATAAAACAGACGATGCCCGTGATCCATACCGTCTTCGTCCGCCCCCATTTTACCCGCTCCAGCAAAAAGGAGACCGACACCTCCAGCAGCGATACAGCTGAAGTTAGTGCAGCAATCGCCAGCAGGATGAAGAACAGCCCGCCAAACCACGCGCCCAGCGGCATCGCCGAGAAGGCGACCGGCAGCACGACGAATGCGAGTCCGGGACCTTGCGCCGGCTCCAGCTGGAAAGCGAATGTCGTGGGGAATATGATCATCCCCGCCAGAAAGGCATACAGCAAATCGCCGATTCCCACGGCCATTGCAGCTCCGCTAAGCGATTGCCGCTTGTTCACGTACGCGCCATATGTAATCATGATCCCCATCCCGAGCGAAAGCGAGAAGAAAGCATGTCCGAGCGCGGCAAGCACCGCCTCCGGCGTCAACTTGCCGAAATCGGGATTCAGAAAGAAGCCGACCCCTTCCGCGGCGCCCTCCAGCGTTAGCGACCGCACGACCAGCGCGACCAGCAGGATGACAAGGCCGGGGATCAGAATTTTGTTGAACCGCTCGATCCCCGCCGAGATCCCCGCCGTGAGAACCAAGACTGTCAGGAGAAGAACAATCCCCTGCCAGAATATCGGCCAATAGCTGCCGATGAAGGTATCGAACCTGGCGCCGAAGTCCGTCGACGTGAACAGGTTCCCCGTGAAGGACAGCATCGCATAATGAAGCGTCCACCCGGCAACGACCGCGTAATAGGAGAAGATCAGAAACGACGCCAGAACGGATATGAAGCCAAGTCCTCCCCATGTCTTGTTGCCGCTCAGACGGGTGAACGAGGCTGCCGCGCTGCCGCGCCCGCCCCTGCCGATCGCCATCTCCGCCAGCATGATAGGCAGGCCGATAATAATCAAGCAAATGATGAAGACCATGAAAAATGCCGCTCCGCCGTATTTTCCCGTGATATACGGAAACTTCCACATGTTCCCAAGGCCTACCGAGCTCCCGATCGCAGCGAGAATAAATCCCGCACGCGAGAACTGCTCGCCAGCATTATTAGTGCCGTTGTCAGCTTGCTTGCCCATTGTTATCCCCCTCTCCAACTCTTGATGTCTTCGTGTAGTATTACCCATGGAAAGGAGTGTCAATGCGGCTCATGATAAGTTCGTTATTATTTTTGCTGCAAGCATGCGTGTAAGGAGTAGAGAATGATCCTTCAGGAACACCTCCAACATCATGGATCGGCCGCCGGGAAAAAAGAAGAAGAGAGCTTCCCCCCGCTCCAAGCGGCGATGCTCCCTTCCTGATCTCTTGCTCAAAAAGAATCCATCAAATAGGTCTGGCGATCCGGAATGACGCTCTCCAGTATTCCTGCCGCCTCGGCGGATCCGGTCAGCCTGCCGTAACGGTGCAGCGCCTGCGGCCGCTGATAACCCATCAGCATGGCCGTCAACGTTTGAATATCGCAGCCTGCATCGACTGTCTCGCCGGCTTCCAGCGCCGTTCCGGCAAGCGAGCCTTGCCCATCGGCCCCGATCGTCCACGTCCACACCCCTTCATTCCACGGGGCATGGGGATCGATGATTTGGAACTTCAGCAAGACCGGCTCCCCCGTCCCCCGGAACGCATACTGCTCCACGAAGGAAGCCGCGTCGACGATGCGCGCCATGAAGAACGGGACGATCTCCTGACTGATCCGCGGTTCCGGCAGCAGGTAAGGAAGCTCGTCGTTCGCCGGCGCACTCAAGATGATCTTCTCGAGCATGGAATCATGATTCGCCAGGAACGTCCAGAGACCTTGCCTTGCCGTTTCGTCCAGATAAACCATCTCATGGATGTGCAGCACCCGATTCTCGATGTTGTAGAGAAGGTACCCTCCCGCTTCGCCATCCGGCCGGTAATATACGGCTGCTTTGCCCGACTTGCGCCTGATTACGGAATTCGTCCACCAATCGCGGTCTCGTACCATTGTACCGTTGTATCGCGAGGCATAGGCTTCATAAACGGGTTCCAGCAGCGCGCTATCCGGCGTAATACGCTTTACATGCCCTTCCGTGGCAGTGCGTGGGGGGAATTGCGACGGCAGGACCGAATATCTCTTCAGATCCGTATAGAGCTCCCATCCGTATTTGCGATAGAATCCAAACGAGAATGGAGCAAGGCAGGACACGACTTGGCCCTTCTCCTTCATCTCGACGAGCGAATGGGAGAGCAGCTTTGCCACATGTCCCTTACGCCTTTGTTCCGGAAAAGTCGCCACTCCCGCAATCCCGCCCATGGCCATCGGACGCCCTTGAATATAGAGCTGAAATGGAATGAGCGTGTACATCGCCTGAAGCTGGCCGTCTTCAAACGCACCCCATTCGCCCACAGGCTTATATTGATTCCGCTGTTCATCCAGCTGTTCCTTTGAAAGAGAATATTGAAACGCATACATGGACAGCTCGGTCCGCATATCGAAATCATCCTTGTTCATGACCCGGATTTCCATCATACCACCCCGTTCTTGTAAATTCGCCCGCACCCCCTGGACTATAATCTCTTCCATTCCAAGGCGTGAAACTCCTGTTTCCCTTCAAAAATAATCGCAGTACCGGATTACCGGGGTACGCACGTCCAAATAACGGATTCTGTGCCCGCAGCACTTCATATATCTGCTTCGTAATGTATCGGATGCTCGGCAGGCTATCGATCCAACCAGGCTCAGGCATCGGCACGGCTCTTGCGTCACGCAAGAAAGACCGCAGGAAATCCTGCGGCCTTCAGTGGCATCATCGTTATGACACCGGCTTACACATCCAAGCCTTGATTCTTGCAGTACACAATCATCGCCTCGCGCAGAAACGCCGCGTAGCCCGGTTTGTTCTTGTCGATGTTGGCCGTGAACCGCGGATCGTCCACATACAAATCGGCCAGTCCCCGAAAAATGTCCAGCGTGCAGTCATAATAATACCGGGTAATATGCGCGCGCAGCTCGCCCACACCTTCCTGCACTTGAGGATCGGACGGCCCGCGGTCCATCGCGGCGATAATCTTGGCATTGCTGGCCTCGTTCTCCGCGTGAATGCTAGCCCAATCCTCCTTGGTGTATTTATTCGTCCGCCGTTCCGCAGCTTCATAGGCTTCGCCGTATTTTTGCCGCGCTTCAGCGGCATACTTCGTTTTGTGTTCTTCAATTTCCTTCATATCGAATCCGTTAAACATTTCGTCTCGGCTCATAGACAGCCCTCCATCCAGGGATTGTATCGTTTGATTCACGGTATCGATGATTTCCTCAAGCCGCCGCTTCTTCTGCTCCAGCAGCTCTTTATGCGCCGTCAAGGCATGCTTGCGGTCGAATCCCGGGCTGTCCAGCACCCGCTTGATCTCCTCGAGGGAAAAACCGATCTCTTTGAAGAAAAGCACCTGCTGCAGCCGCTCCAGGTTGCGTGCTGAATACAACCGATGTCCACCCGTCGTCACGGATTCGGGAACGACCAGCCCGATCTCGTCATAATGGTGCAGCGTCCGGACGCTAACACCAGCGGACTCCGCCACTTCCTTCACCTTGTGCGTCACATCATCACCTCCGTATCTGTATCTTAATTCATCACGTAACGTGAGGTTCAAGAGGTATTTTTTAAATTCTTTTCATATTACCGTATGGCACTCATCCATTGCCAGACATCTGTCTCCTTACTGAGATAAGATTTGAAATGCTCTGCTGCATGACGTGAAGAAATCCCCGCCTGCATGCTGCAGCGGAGGCTCCTCTTGCGTAGTCGCACGCCGCTCATTAGAAGTTGTACGCCGTTCAACATTTTAGTTGTAATCATGCAAAAAATACGACTTCACGACAACTCGAATTTTGTTATAACTCACCGCTGTCCATCTCTATAGTGTTCTATTGCCAGCCATACATATTGTTGATACACAAATAAACATCACTAATCCGGTCGATTCAAGGAGAAGTTCCCCGCATTCGGCGCGACTAGTGATGTTCATGTTGGTTCCATTCATTTTAGTTGTTATTTTGCATTAGACTATTTCATAGACTGCCTTGATATTCCTCGCCATGGCCATTCAGTGCCGCCTTCTCACTTGAAAGCCATAGCCGCCTTAACCGCCTTCTTCCAGCCGCCGTACAGCTCGGAACGCTTCTCTTCCGCCATGGAAGGGGAATACGTGCGCCCGGACTTCCATTTCGCAAGCAGCTCCTCGCGGTCCTTCCAGAAACCGACGGCAAGACCCGCCATGTAAGCCGAACCGAGCGCCGTGATTTCACGGATTTCCTGACGTTCTACATCCACCCCAAGCAGATCGCTCTGGAACTGCATGAGCAGCGCATTGTCCACCGCTCCGCCATCAACGCGAAGACCGGTCAAGGTCAACCCGGAGTCCTCCTCCATGGCAACCAGCACGTCCTTGCTCTGATACGCGAGCGACTCCAGCGTAGCCAGGATGAGATGCTCTTTGCTCGTGCCGCGCGTCAGCCCGAAGATCGCTCCTCTTACATCGCTGTCCCAGTACGGCGTGCCCAGACCGACGAAGGCAGGCACAACGTAAACCCCTTCCGTCGAGTCGACCTTGCGGGCATACGCTTCCGCATCGGCAGCCGTCTTGATCATCCGAAGGCCGTCGCGAAGCCACTGCACCGCGGACCCCGCCACGAACACGCTTCCTTCAAGCGCGTACTCCACTCGCCCGCCGATCCCCCATGCGATTGTCGTCAGCAGGCCATGCTTGGAGGCAATCGCCTGATCGCCCGTATTCATCAGCATGAAGCAGCCGGTCCCGTACGTATTCTTGGCCATCCCCTTCTCGAAGCAAGCCTGCCCGAACAAGGCCGCCTGCTGGTCGCCGATTACCCCCGCAATAGGTACGCTCTTCCCGAAGAAATGATGCTCCACCGTATTGGCGTACACTTCCGAGGAAGACCGGACCTCCGGCAGCATGCAGGCCGGAATGCCGAGAATCCGCAGCAGCTCTTCATCCCAGCGCAGCTCGTGAATATTATACATCAGCGTCCGCGAAGCATTCGAATAGTCGGTTACATGCGCCTTGCCGCCGCTCAATTTCCAGACGAGCCACGAATCGATCGTGCCGAACAGAAGCTCTCCGCTTGCCGCCTTCTCATGCGCCCCTTCGACATGATCGAGGATCCACTTCACCTTCGTTCCGGAGAAATAGGGATCAATGAGCAGCCCCGTCCGCTCCCGGAACAGCTCGCTATGTCCGTCCCGCTGCAGCTGCTCGCAATATTCCGCTGTCTGCCGGGATTGCCAGACGACCGCGTTGTGGATGGGACGGCCTGTATGGCGATCCCACACGACGGCTGTTTCCCGCTGATTCGTAATTCCGATTCCGGCGATCTGCTCCGGTCGAATATCGGCCTCCGTCAAGGCAGCAGCCATGACGCCAAACACCGAGACCCATATTTCGTTCGCATTATGCTCTACCCAGCCTGGCTTTGGAAAGTGCTGCGTAATTTCCTGCTGGGCGATTCCCGCAACGCTGCCGTCGCGATCGAACAAGACCGCTCTCGTGCTCGTCGTGCCCTGATCGATCGACAAGATATACCTGGCATCCATCTGCATCCCTCTTTCTGTTATCGTCGGATTTGTTTATGGGGTTGGCGTCATCGCTTCCTGAAGCTGCCGGTCCAGCTCCGCCTTGTAACGGTCCCGCTGTTCCTGCGTATAGCCCAGACAGTCCGTCATCGCCTGAATAACGGCATCCTCCCATTTCTTTACCCATGCGATGTCGAAGAACAGCGCTCCGGTGCGCCGGATGAAGAAGTCCGAAGGCGTGGCCGTCATCTCACAGTCCATGCTGTACCTTAGAGACGCGCAAACCTCCAGAGGCATGTTATACCGCGCTGCGTCGGCAGCTACAGCCGGCAGCAGGCTGTACACCTGATCCACGTTCGAACCGTACCGGCGCGTCAAGCGCTCCGCAGCGTCCCGCGGCAGACCCAGACGAACGCCTTCCCCCGTCTTCGTCATCACATAGGAGGGGAAGCCTGCCGAACCGCCCATATCCCCGCCGGATAGCGGCAGCGTCTTGGTGGAGCATCCGGCGAATCCTTCGCGCCCGCTCTTCCCCAGTTCCGATGCGAGCAGATCGGTCACCGTCTCCGCCATCTTCCGGTAGCCGGTAAGCTTGCCGCCCGCAATCGTAATCAGCCCGGAATCGGAGCGGAAAATCTCGTCCCGGCGCGAAACCTCCGACGGCGATTTGCCCTCCTGATAAATAAGCGGCCGCAGACCTGCCCAGCTGGATTCGATATCCGCCTGGCTTAGATTGAGCTTCGGAAACATGGCCCGCGAAGCCTGCAGGACATAGTCCAAATCGGCTTGGGTCGTCGTAGGATGCGCCGTGTCCCCTGTATAATCCGTATCCGTCGTGCCGACATACGTCTTGCCGTCGCGGGGGATCGCAAACATCATCCGGCCGTCCGGCGTATCGAAATAAATCGCCTGATGCAGCGGGAACCGCTCCCCATTGAACACCAGATGCACGCCTTTCGTCAGCCTCAGCGTCTTGCCCTTCTTCGATTTGTCCTGCTCGCGAAGCGTGTCGACCCAAGGTCCGGTAGCATTCACGACCTGCCGGGCGCGCACCGTATAGGTGCCCCCGCCAATCCGGTCGGTCACTTGGACGCCGGTCAGCTTGCCGTTCTCATAAAGCAGCTTCTCCGCTTTGGCATAGTTAACGGCGTCGGCCCCGGCTTCCACCGCTTTCTTGAGCACCTCGATCGTCAAGCGCGCATCGTCGGTGCGGTATTCGACGTAATAGCCGCCGCCCTTCAAGCCCTCTTCCTTCAGCAGCGGTTCCTTGCGCAGCGTCTCCTCCCGGCTGAGCATCTTCCGGCGTTCTTCGCGCTTCACGCCCGCCAGAAAATCATAGACCTTCAAGCCGATCGATGTCGTGAACGCGCCGAACGTGCCGCCATTATAGAACGGAAGCAGCATCCATTCGGGTGTCGTGATGTGCGGGCCATTCTCATATACGACGGCACGCTCTTTCCCGACTTCGGCGACAACCTTGATTTCAAGCTGCTTCAAATACCGCAATCCGCCATGGACGAGCTTCGTGGAACGGCTGGACGTGCCGGCCGCAAAGTCCTGCATTTCTATAAGCGCCGTCTTCATGCCCCTGGTCCGGGCATCAAGCGCAATACCCGCTCCTGTTATGCCTCCTCCAATAATCAATACATCATAAATCTCATCCTGTAAGCCGTTCAACAGCTCATGCCGCCCAGCAGCTGAAAATGTTCGTTCCATCCTGTAGTGCCTCCCTTGGTGGTTACGAGTCAGAATACAAAAAAAGAAACCACATTCATCCCTGCATGCATACATGCAGGGCAAATGTGGTTTCTCCGGGTTCTCCAACCGTGTATTAACTTACTGCCATCATACCACTTACAAGCGAGGAAATAAAGCCTTCTCTTCCGCGTAGCAGCGGGAGGCCGATGTAAAGGAGCCGTCTTAAGCAAGACCTTCAAAGTGCTTCCACAGCTCCTTGTCGGATGTCGTCACCGCACTCGCCCCGGCAGCCAAAGCCTGCTCCACATCTCGAACCGAACGGATCAGACCGCCGGCGAAGATCGGAATGCCCGTCCGGTCGTTGACCTCCGTAATGATGCTCGGAATGACGCCGGGGAGCACTTCGATATAGTCCGGCATCGTCCGCTCCAGCAGCGAATAACCCTTCTCCAGCGCGCCCGTATCCAGCAGAAAGAGGCGTTGAATGGCGAGCAGCCGGTTTTGCTTCGTTTTCATAATGACGCCCGACTTGGTCGATATGATGCCGCTTGGCTTAACGACCTGGCACAGATACTCCGCCGCGTATTCGTCGTTCTTCAAGCCTTCGATAAGATCGGCATGAATCAGCGCTTTTTTCCCGTTCGCCCTTGCCATCTCCACAACATGCTGAACTTGGCTGATGTGGCTGTCGAGCAGGACGATATACTCATAGCTCATGCCGAGCAGCTTCTCCAGATCCTTGATCCTGCGGACGGCAGGCAGTATGAGCTGGCGATGAAAGGCCATCGTTTACAACCCCGCTTTCCTTAACGGCAAAATGATGAAAAGAGCGGCTAAGCCGCATTAATCCCGTTCGTAAATCGACCCGCTGCGGCTGGCGAACAGCTCGCCGTATACCTTCTCCGCATAAGTATCCGTCATACCCGAGACATAATCGGCAACCAGCCTCGGCCACGGCCAGCTCTGCCGCTGACGCTCATAGCTCTCTATCCAATCCGGCGGAATGATGAGACGTCCGGTCGTCTCCTCCTTGAAGCTCTCCCACAGCCGCTGGAGCATGATTTCAC carries:
- a CDS encoding ABC transporter ATP-binding protein — its product is MIKLLRFLKPYRTPVVFVLLLVFLQSLSDLYLPTLMADIIDKGVTPGDQSYIWKIGGFMLFIAAVGGFCSIGASYLSAKAAGGFGKDLRSRVFSHVERFSLNEFDKIGTASLITRTTNDITQVQMVLTMMMRVMVMAPLMCFGGIIMALSKDVKLSFIIIGIIPILAVIILAIVSRSVPLFKAMQVKIDKLNLVLRENLTGIRVIRSFNRTAHEQKRFNAANRDLTDTAVAVNRLMAILMPIMMLVINIASIAIVWFGGLRIDSGDLMVGELIAFIQYAWQIMFSLIFASMMFVMVPRASASAIRINEVLNMMPNIEDPAEASSSTQPASSTVEFDNVTFYYPGAEIPALSNISFTAGPGEVTAIIGGTGSGKSTMINLIPRFYDVSEGRIRIGGSDVRGLTQEKLRERIGLVPQKALLFTGTIADNIRFGKEDATEEEIRHAAEIAQATDFVTAMPDQFESAISQGGTNVSGGQKQRLSIARALVRKPDIYLFDDSFSALDFKTDAKLREALRSETDDATVIIVAQRVSTVMDADRIIVIDDGQIAAIGTHRDLMQTCEIYREIVKSQLSEEEIA
- a CDS encoding ABC transporter ATP-binding protein — translated: MSEQQKQGPQGPSGGAGGPERKPGGPSPGGFGFGPGRGGPGGMGMPVQKAKNFKATLKRLIGYLMPHRGALLIVFVTAVLGTVFSILGPKIMGKATTELYRSFVERTPIDFTYIWNILIILAGLYVISSLFSYIQQYVMAGVAQKTVYDLRKDVNEKLARLPLKFYDSRTHGEILSRAVNDVDNISSTLQQSLTQFITAVITLIGVIVMMLTISPLLTLITVITLPVSFLAIAMIAKKSQAYFKGQQAALGELNGHVEEMYTGHPVVKAFGHEDKSIQKFDVVNERLYESGWRAQFVSGMIMPIMGFIGNIGYVLVAVAGGILVLRKSIEIGDVQAFISYSRQFTMPVTQTAQIANIIQSTIASAERVFELLDETEEVPEADKDAKVIELPKGHVRFEHVHFGYSEEAMLIENMNIDVKAGQTIAIVGPTGAGKTTLINLLMRFYEINDGRITIDGADITEMKRGDLRSLFGMVLQDTWLFNGTIHENIAYGRAGATDEEVLQAAKAAYADHFIRTLPDGYNTVLNEEASNISQGQKQLLTIARAILADPSILILDEATSSVDTRTEVHIQQAMNELMMGRTSFVIAHRLSTIRDADLILVMNHGTVIEQGSHEQLLAQGGFYADLYESQFSGRKSSRHVI
- a CDS encoding sodium-dependent transporter; amino-acid sequence: MGKQADNGTNNAGEQFSRAGFILAAIGSSVGLGNMWKFPYITGKYGGAAFFMVFIICLIIIGLPIMLAEMAIGRGGRGSAAASFTRLSGNKTWGGLGFISVLASFLIFSYYAVVAGWTLHYAMLSFTGNLFTSTDFGARFDTFIGSYWPIFWQGIVLLLTVLVLTAGISAGIERFNKILIPGLVILLVALVVRSLTLEGAAEGVGFFLNPDFGKLTPEAVLAALGHAFFSLSLGMGIMITYGAYVNKRQSLSGAAMAVGIGDLLYAFLAGMIIFPTTFAFQLEPAQGPGLAFVVLPVAFSAMPLGAWFGGLFFILLAIAALTSAVSLLEVSVSFLLERVKWGRTKTVWITGIVCFIVGLPSALSVGGTVKGLSFGGRSIFDWVDFVTSNIMLPLGGLIVTIFAGYFWKNASEEAGLTAGWFKVWLFMLRYIAPILVVLVFLYSTGLIRF
- a CDS encoding GNAT family N-acetyltransferase, which codes for MEEIIVQGVRANLQERGGMMEIRVMNKDDFDMRTELSMYAFQYSLSKEQLDEQRNQYKPVGEWGAFEDGQLQAMYTLIPFQLYIQGRPMAMGGIAGVATFPEQRRKGHVAKLLSHSLVEMKEKGQVVSCLAPFSFGFYRKYGWELYTDLKRYSVLPSQFPPRTATEGHVKRITPDSALLEPVYEAYASRYNGTMVRDRDWWTNSVIRRKSGKAAVYYRPDGEAGGYLLYNIENRVLHIHEMVYLDETARQGLWTFLANHDSMLEKIILSAPANDELPYLLPEPRISQEIVPFFMARIVDAASFVEQYAFRGTGEPVLLKFQIIDPHAPWNEGVWTWTIGADGQGSLAGTALEAGETVDAGCDIQTLTAMLMGYQRPQALHRYGRLTGSAEAAGILESVIPDRQTYLMDSF
- a CDS encoding MerR family transcriptional regulator; amino-acid sequence: MTHKVKEVAESAGVSVRTLHHYDEIGLVVPESVTTGGHRLYSARNLERLQQVLFFKEIGFSLEEIKRVLDSPGFDRKHALTAHKELLEQKKRRLEEIIDTVNQTIQSLDGGLSMSRDEMFNGFDMKEIEEHKTKYAAEARQKYGEAYEAAERRTNKYTKEDWASIHAENEASNAKIIAAMDRGPSDPQVQEGVGELRAHITRYYYDCTLDIFRGLADLYVDDPRFTANIDKNKPGYAAFLREAMIVYCKNQGLDV
- the glpK gene encoding glycerol kinase GlpK, with translation MDARYILSIDQGTTSTRAVLFDRDGSVAGIAQQEITQHFPKPGWVEHNANEIWVSVFGVMAAALTEADIRPEQIAGIGITNQRETAVVWDRHTGRPIHNAVVWQSRQTAEYCEQLQRDGHSELFRERTGLLIDPYFSGTKVKWILDHVEGAHEKAASGELLFGTIDSWLVWKLSGGKAHVTDYSNASRTLMYNIHELRWDEELLRILGIPACMLPEVRSSSEVYANTVEHHFFGKSVPIAGVIGDQQAALFGQACFEKGMAKNTYGTGCFMLMNTGDQAIASKHGLLTTIAWGIGGRVEYALEGSVFVAGSAVQWLRDGLRMIKTAADAEAYARKVDSTEGVYVVPAFVGLGTPYWDSDVRGAIFGLTRGTSKEHLILATLESLAYQSKDVLVAMEEDSGLTLTGLRVDGGAVDNALLMQFQSDLLGVDVERQEIREITALGSAYMAGLAVGFWKDREELLAKWKSGRTYSPSMAEEKRSELYGGWKKAVKAAMAFK